A region of the Triplophysa rosa linkage group LG5, Trosa_1v2, whole genome shotgun sequence genome:
ATGACACAGTCTCAGGTTCTCCCTTTATGGTTGACTATTTAGTATCACAGTTTGGATTAAGAGATCGGGGGTTTGGTCCCAGTCAGATGCGGGCAGTGGAGGAGTTATTACTTCGGAATGCGTCTGTATTTAGTAAAGGAGATAGTGATTTGGGAAGAACTCACCTGGCGTTGCATAAGATAGATACTGGTTCTGCACAGCCAATTAAATTACCTCCGTGTCGTGTGCCCCTGCATCTTCAGCAGTAAGTTGCGGACCATATAAAACAGATGCAGGAGAATGGGGTGATCCGTCCATCATGTAGTCCATGGGCAGCATCTGTGGTTTTGGTTAGAAAGAAAGACGGTAGTCTGCGCTTTTGTGTGGATTATCGGAAATTTAATGAGATTACGAAAAAAGATGCGTATCCATTTCCTAGGATTGATGATGCCCTTGATAGCTTAACACATGCTTGCTGGTTTTCGACATTAGACTTGGTGAGTGGCTATTGGCAGGTGTAGGTCGATCCACAGGATAGACACAAGTCAGCCTTTATTACTCGCCAAGGTTTGTTTGAGTTCAATGTCTTGAGTTTTGGGTTATGTAACTCACCCAGTACTTTCCAGCATCTAATTGACGTTGTGTTAGCTGATTTACAGTGGACTACTTGTTTAGTGTATTTGGACGACATTGTTGTTTTTGGGCGAACGTTTCAAGAATATTTGCAAGCTTCGCCATGCTAATCTTAAGGTTAAACCCTCTAAGTGTACTTTATTTGCTTCCCAAGTAAAATATCTAGGCCATGTTATCTCTACGGAGGGAGTGATGGCTGATCCATCTAAAGTAGAGGCGGTACGTGCTTGGCCCATCCCTAAAACTCAGACAGAGGTGAGAAGTTTTTGGGGATTGGCATCCTATTACAGGCGCTTTATCAAGGGGTTTGCTGAGATTGCTCAGCCTTTACATCGTCTCACTGAAAAAGGGAGGAGATTTGTTTGGGGGAAGAATGTCAGGAAGCCTTCCAGCAGCTGAAAGCTAGCCTTATTGTTGCCCCTGTCTTGGTTTACCTAGACCCCCAAAAGCCATTTATCTTGGATACTGACGCTAGTGATGTGGGTATCGGGGCTGTCTTGTCCCAAGAAGAAGGGGGTCTGGAGTGAGTGGTGGCATATGCTAGTAGGGTTTTGTCTAAGCAGGAACGGAAATAAACGGAAACGGAAAAAAAGAACTTCTTAGTATGGTGACCTTTACTAAGCATTTTAAGCACTACTTGCTAGGTAGGGAGTTTATGCTCCGAACCGATCACAACTCATTGCGTTGGTTACATAATTTCAGGGAGTTAGAGGGACAGTTGGCTCGGTGGGTCGAGCAGTTGGCAAACTTCCAATACAAAATTATTCATAGGCCAGGGAATCAGCATTCTAATGCAGATGCCCTCTCCAGACTCCCGGGGTCTATGGGTGGGGATGGCCGGGAGAGGGATGGGGGTTTCCTTGAAGCGAAGAGACAGGCGACAAAGGTCCGGGTAGTGAGTGAGGTGGATGGGGCAGAAAGCTCTACAGAGGAGGTAAGGGAAATTGAAGACAAACTAGTAAAGGCTCAACAAGGGGACCCTgttaaaattttaaaaaattaaaaaaattaaaaaattttaaaagatttaaaagtttaaaagatttaaaagttTAAATCTGGGGTGGCAGATGGCCGGAAAGAAGTGGAGTTAAATCCCGACCTTGCTAAAAATATGTTTCAGTATGGGACCAATTGGAGATTCAAAATCAACGGTTGGTACGGTTGCCCCCAGCTAATTCTGATGCTGCGTCTATGGTACAGGTAGTCTTACCCAGAAGTTTAATTCCTGGGGTGTTGTATGTACGGAGCGGGGTGCATGGCAACTTATATCACTGTGTGAAgtgaatattttgtgttcaagtcCTATTGGGAAGTGTGGGGGGTGCAGTGCTTTGAGTAACCACTAGAGTGAAGTGTTGTGCCGTGAAtcataaatgatgtttaattaacaaagttcgggaggagacggagcatataatcagccaGGCTGGTCTACCATCAGTAATCACCGCATCTACCCAGCATTTAATCAGCCCGGCTGGTCtaccatcagcaatcaccgcgtctaccctatcagctcaagcaagCACTCTTATAAATAGGAAAACCATCTTACCTGCTTCATCTCTTCAGATCAGCATTCCTCCTCCACCCCTGATCCCCTCACAAAGATCATTCTCCCGCAGGACTCCAGGGGGTGTGCTCTGGGCTCGAGCCGGTTACGAGCTCTTGCCCTGGCCAGGGTTCGGATAGATCCGGCAggctcggagcccgctccctggacagcacgccaaatacgcataaacCTTCATACCCATGCTCTATCATTATTATCCCTGCAACATCGCTGTTATCTGCGAAGGTGAACTCGTGAACTGCTTTTTTCATTTGCCCTGGTGACGTCATACCCAACTGTGAGTGATTGAATGTGATGCATATATCTTACATAATGTTTCAATAAATGTGATATATTTTTCCAAAAATTCTGGTTTACTGTGTACCCGTCGTTCTCCTTAAGTGTATTCTCTTGAAACGTTCCTCGGACTAAAGAAGTTCGTTACACTTGTTTCATGCACCTTCTTgtaaatccaactcaaatcttaaataaaaaaattatgacGCTGTCTgtccatcacactatgagctcatgaggaggagatgatccgactgcatGGATTACAGGAAATACGAtaactgtgtaaataaatactaaatatattttccttaaatgcTGTGCATAATCATCAAATGTTAATGTCTGGAAATACATCCATtaagctctcgcacaatcgtttaTCTTTATGTCctcgttatcagtcctaactaTGTTCATAACCGGAATGAAGATTcgtcttttacaattatgtcCTCAAATTTTATCTCAGATGAAGGACACCGCTAATTAATggtgtgattttaatgaggtgttaatgatcattctaaatgctgtaaacgtTTAAATACTGCAGAGaacttctttggctttaatataataatattaattattaataattataacaattattaattagtgaatctcatgtgtagCCATATGTGATTTCATTACagagataaaggatgggatcgggggtttttgcagttttacttattttttttatttttctatggcatctgatagcggttggacccggaaacggtatacatccattatggtgcgtgacgtaaggcttaacaagcggattggatgccagGCATATTATTAATACGaatcagcattcatgaggtgctttgcattgactatttatgggtaaaaatgggcatgtacagggcgggatatgaggctgattcacgtacgcacacttgcaggtgatctaTTATTTATAAATCGAATATTGCTTACAGCTGTGCGTACGCACGGTTTTATAAATCGGAATATTTTTAGGCGTACGCTATTTAGGGCTTTCGGGcgcacgtacacttttagtaaggatcctaaacacagttttataaatgagaccccagtTGTTTAACCTCATGAGACTCTGCAGACCAATTCGAGTGCGGACCGCTCTGTGTGTCACTCATCAGAAATTCAGaaaagttaaattaaattaaaataaataaataatgctattagtcaaattaatctttaacttagtttattttgtgttttttatatcataaaaatgatataaaaatattttgtgtttttaattcaaTACTTATTTGTAACATCTCTACAAattgggcctcatttatgaaatGAGCGTACGACCGAAAACTGGTTTATTGATTTATCAATATGAACGTGAGCGGTTGCTACAatcaaatctcacgacaggtctcagTTCGTGTACGCAAGTTTTGAGATAGGGTGAAGGGCCCTCATTTATCAAACGACCGTAGAAACTAGCGTACATCCGAGCTCAAAAATCTGTTTACGACAACTCTCACGTGTGATTCATTAAACTTTCGTATGCGTCAAATTCCGTCGTACGAATGATCGTACCTTGATAAATGCGGCGGCTGAAAACGATCATAATTTACATATCACGCACCTATAAATTCAGGGTGTAGGCCTCGCCCCTAGATTTTGTGACATGGAGAAATGTAATCCGGCCAAAAAGAGGAACTTTTCCGATTTAGAATTGAAACTTTAACCTTGAAAGCGGAATCAAAGGAAGTAAAAAACAGTTCAGAAAGACATCACTTTCAACAGCGTTGGTGTAGTGAACCGAACTCCAGCTCaggtttgtatttgttattggatatttatgttttataaatatcaCCGCAAATTATTATACTTTTACGattatttttacactgaaagtattgttgttttaaattacTTTGGTTGTGTTgtgcatttaaacaaaattataatctGACTTCAGTCTTGAAGAGCTTTGTTTGAGTTAGCCTACATTAATGTATTTATGTAAAAACGAATGTAGAAATAGGCTAAATTACTGATAATTTTTGCGGCGCAATTATAGtataatgtttatatgtaaatgtttttacaataatCTTCATTTAGGTGAAGAAAAAATTGTCTGTGGCGGAGGAGACAGATATGTTTCTAAAGAGGATAGGGGTTTAAAATCTAATGCTGGtaatcttgcatttcaggctgcttaaaggtacagtgcgggatgttttgtatgatctattaacagaaattcaatataacatacaaaactgtgtcgtttagatgtgtataaaaaccttacgtagtgaaaagttatgtttttattaccttagaataaaccagttgtatctacatagggcctatctacatggaatttgttatgttgcgcagccatgttttgtacagtaagctctaacggacaaacagctctacagagcgcgtttcgtatatgttggtcttcgtgtgtttttttagacgcagcttgcgtcatcactgagttgaagacgaacaaagtagtaagtcgtagtacggagagaaggaggagtagtcgtcgtctagctgaagcaattgattgttctgtcttagaagttttgataaaatggaggaccatgcgtattgtgcacaagagccgacagagcgtgaatctccgtcgtcaaagaagtgcaaacgtgatgctgccagacgaattagagacaaacggcggcagaaatccaggataaacatcggtgtatctattaccagatggaaggcgctgttgaaagaaaaatgttttcaaggcgacgccgaagttgcctgttttctgctagactggtaagataattcaacattttcaatgtttccagtttttcaatgtttaccaaacaactgttttgttgaaacggtagcgttagcattttatacaaatggccatataacctccgaataataatgtttttccgtccctgcggtacgtactccggttgttcctgactttacaaaggggaagacaaacgtctactaacttacacctaactgcctatgtcgctgtcagatcaaacgatttgaacagcgttgctatttacgattagctaactttagttacttcactactctcagcgtgtactagatagcacgcaagaaatatatctaattatagaattgtaacagtaactttcgcaatagaatacatgttaaaggattaattacgttaatatattgccttacctttgtaaagaaacatcattgcttgtatcactgctatccgctgtctcagtagacgacatctttttttactgttgcggccaccgtcgtacttcgaaagggagattcgttgcaaaactataatacaacgctagtggccgctgattttcaagaactgcgcctttaaatcaAGCACAAGCagttctctttcatcatctcgtttcgagatccacctatgggaagggcatccgtacctgacctctgcagaagcatctaattgcaccaagtctggctagacagacagaagcgcgcagccaatgccaggtaaggccccacccccttacctGAGCACATATAAGGTCTGCTTGCGCTGCTGTTCCTCAGTTGTCATTCGCTTCTCGCGATCTCTGCTTTAACACAGTTCGGTTGGATTTTCGCTGCTCACTGTGTGTCTTCAGGAGGACATATCGTCTGATCAGCCTCCGCTAGACGTGACAGTCGTCTATTCAGCCaggttagctgtgtttttttctaCGCATCCTGAGCCGCCCACGCTCATGCTTTTTTCACCTGCTCCCCATTTACTTTCCACGGCTGCCTACCACGGATATTAACGAGTTTTTCGCCGACATGTTGCTCTCTAAATCTGCCACTGCTCCCGGGACCAGCTCATCACGGGCCTGCCCGGCCACGTGCGGGGCTCTCATCGCAGCTAAGGACTCTCACGAGTTCTGCGTGGTCTGCTTGGGCCTCAAGCATGCAGAAGAGGCTTTGGAGAACCCGGAGCATTGCAGCCATTGCCTTGTGCTGCCGAAAAAGCTCCTGCGACGTCGACTCAAAGTTGCCGCTACCCAGTGTATCGAGCTCGGCTTTTCTGACTCGGATGGGGGACACGGTGACGGCGACGCGCCTCCGGGGATCTCCCAGTGTGCGACGTCGCTTCATTGGGCTGACCTACCTAATCCTGCGTTCCCCGAAAAGGATATCTTCGGTGGCAACCTCCCGTTCGCTGATGAACCGGCTGGTTCCGGCAATGAAGATGACGCGAGCCTTCTTGGGGTCTCAGAGGACGAGGAGGCCATCCCACTCTCTGGTTTTTACCAGGTTAACCCCCCGCGGCCTTACCCCAGTCCATCCTCCTGGACGTGTGCGATCGAGCGGCCGCTCGCCTTAACATTCCGTGGCCGGCTCCGCAGAGCACCACCGACCAGGAGAGGGATGTGTATGATGGGAAAGTGCTGGGTCCCCCGCCCGGCCCGAGGAAACAACTCTTCCCCATCCTGCCAGCGTGCGCGAAGCACGTGAGGCACTACTGGAGCGACCCGCTGAACCTCAAACACGGTCTCGCGGGTCTGGAGGTGAAAGACATGGCGGCTCTCGGCTTGGGTGATCCCCCCGCTGTCGAGCCGTCGATCGCCAGGCATCTCAACCCCATCCAGGGCGGGCTGCTCGCCCCTCCGAAGCCGGTCTTGGCAAGCAAAATGGACCGTTTTTCTGCCTCTGTTCATCAGGCCACTTATAAATCCTCGGCCTTGGCTGTCAGGGCTCTCAATGTTTCGTCCCTGCTTTCCGCTTACCAGGCGGAAATTTTGGAGGATTTGGGGCAGCAGCTGGACAAAGGATCCCCCTCGCCAACCTTGTGGAACGAGATCCTTACGGTCAACGACCTCGCCCTCCACAATGCTCGGCAGGCTGTCCAAGTTTGCGGGCGCTCCATGGCGCTTTCTGTAGTGGGGGAGCGTGCTCTCTGGCTGAACCTGTCGGGACTTCCTGACAGTGAGAAGAGGCGCGTTGCGGGTGCTCCGGTCGAGCCTGGCCAGGCTCTCTTCGGTCCCGCCGTGGCTTTGATGCAGCAACGGTGCGACgacaaaaagaaagaggacGAGGCTTTCAAGTTGTGCCTCCCTAAGAAAGCTGCTCCGCGTCAGTTGCCCACTGCGCGTTTGCCTAACCCCCCCCCCGTCACGGTGCGAAACCCGCATCATAGCAGGGAGAAATCGCGCAACAAACCCCCTCCACGGCAGAGTAACCCACCCTCTGCTAAACCCTGGGGAAGAACGTCTCCCGCCGCGGCTGGGAAACCCGCCCAACCCAACCCCGACCGATTCTAAACGCAAGCGGCCGGCCTGATGTCCGACCATTGGGGGCAGAGAGTCCTCGTTCACGAGCCACAAGCTCCTTCTGTCCCAGAGCCCCTGTCCAAAAGACGGAGGTTTTCTCGCGGAGGGACCGGCCAGGGTTCCCAGCCCGTGCCTTCAGTGGACACTGTGTTTCCTCCCCCCACGTTCAGGGGGTCGGTTGCGAGGGAATGTGCTCAAACAGTGTcaccacacagcacacacattgtTCCCCTCACCCAACTAATAAAGGCTTCGGCCCCGGTGTTCCccaacacaaaaaacacaatgaaacaaacgAATATATTGAATTTGTTTCAGGGAGAGTACGTCTCTCTGCAGAGAGAGAACATCTTTCTAAATCCACGCATGTCGCCCCTAGTGTGTCCGCTAGATGGCGCCATTGCATCGCAAAGGAGCCAACAGAGCGTATGTGAGGATTTCGGCGCTTCACCGGCCCCAGTGGGGATGCTCGCGAATTACGAGTCCGCCTGGCAGACTGTTGCGCCTCCAGAGTGGGTGATGCGAACAATTATGCAGGGTTACAGACTGCAGTTTGTAATGAAACCCCCGCTTTTCAACGGCGTTCTCTCTTCTCACGCGGAGGAGAGCTCCGCTCACATTCTGAATGAAGAAATCTCTTCTCTCTTAATGAAGGGAGCGATTCAGGTGGTACCTCCCAGCCTGATAAGTCAAGGGTTTTATTCCCGTTATTTCCTGGTCCCAAAGAAGGACGGCTCTCTCCGCCCCATCTTGGACCTCCGGATGTTGAACAAACATTTGAGGAAATACAATTTCAGAATGTTAAACCACGGCACTCTGGCCTGCACCATAAAACAGAACGACTGGTTCACTTCGGTCGATCTCAAGGATGCTTTTTTCCTCATAAGCATTTATCCGCCACACAGGAAGTTTCTTCGTTTCGCCTATCTAGGCATATGTTACGAATTCACTGTTCTTCCTTTCGGGCTCTCACTCAGCCCTCGGACTTTTTGTCTGTGTACGGAGGCGAGCTTGGCTCCCCTGAGAATGTCAGGTCTGCGGATTTTGACATACATAGACGATTGGCTCATCGTGGCCGAATCGGAAGAGAAAGTGCTGCGGGACACCTGCAGCGTGcttacacacatcacatctctcGGGTTCAGGGTGAATGTGACCAAATGCAATTTTACACCCAGCCAGAGTGTGATTTTCCTGGGCTTGGAGCTGAGCTCGGTCTCCATGTGAGCGCGTCTCTCCCAGGAGCGCGTCCTCTCTCTAATGAGCTGCGTGTCGCAGTTCAGAGAGGGGGCGAGAGTGCAGTATCGCACATGCCTCAGATTGCAGGGTCTTATGGCTTCAGTTATCCAAGTTTTGCCGCTGGGACTTCTGCAAATGAGAGCATTCATGAAATGGGTTTTGTCACTACATTTCAGCCCGGTACGGGATCTCT
Encoded here:
- the LOC130553779 gene encoding uncharacterized protein LOC130553779 isoform X2 — encoded protein: MAALGLGDPPAVEPSIARHLNPIQGGLLAPPKPVLASKMDRFSASVHQATYKSSALAVRALNVSSLLSAYQAEILEDLGQQLDKGSPSPTLWNEILTVNDLALHNARQAVQVCGRSMALSVVGERALWLNLSGLPDSEKRRVAGAPVEPGQALFGPAVALMQQRCDDKKKEDEAFKLCLPKKAAPRQLPTARLPNPPPVTVRNPHHSREKSRNKPPPRQSNPPSAKPWGRTSPAAAGKPAQPNPDRF